One genomic window of Arthrobacter sp. KBS0703 includes the following:
- a CDS encoding LacI family DNA-binding transcriptional regulator — translation MDRPTLAAVAREAGVSAPTVSKVINGREDVAAVTRAKVLAALELTGYQSPLQRRTAEGRTPTVEVVFDSLNSAYSVEVLNGVMEHAAAEDVQVMLNVTSQQSASKLTPERRAQRILDEGRVGLIVVTSAFGEAQLDAFYRRHIPVVVIDPLNPPPGDVVSVGASNWAGGKSATAHLLELGHRRIAYLGGPPEAECSQARQHGYMAALMASGVAVNDEYVVPGVFRPEHGVRGLRKLLALDERPTAIFAASDSIALGVLAEARRQRIRIPDDLSLVGFDGTFQAEEAVPALTSVAQPLQEMGRAAMRFVLRQARGELLDSRRVELATHLVVRESTAPLTARR, via the coding sequence GTGGACAGGCCAACGCTGGCCGCTGTCGCGCGGGAAGCCGGCGTCTCGGCTCCGACCGTCTCCAAGGTCATCAACGGGCGGGAAGACGTTGCTGCCGTCACCCGGGCCAAGGTTCTGGCCGCGCTTGAGCTCACGGGGTACCAGTCTCCCCTGCAGCGCAGGACGGCCGAGGGCCGCACACCGACCGTGGAAGTGGTGTTCGATTCCCTCAACTCCGCTTACTCCGTGGAGGTCCTCAACGGAGTGATGGAACATGCCGCCGCCGAGGACGTCCAGGTCATGTTGAACGTCACCAGCCAGCAGTCGGCATCAAAGCTGACCCCCGAGCGGCGGGCCCAGCGCATCCTGGATGAAGGCCGCGTGGGGCTGATTGTTGTGACTTCCGCGTTTGGGGAGGCGCAGCTGGACGCGTTCTACCGGCGGCACATTCCCGTCGTCGTCATCGATCCGCTTAATCCGCCGCCGGGAGATGTGGTGAGCGTCGGCGCGAGCAATTGGGCCGGTGGAAAATCCGCCACCGCCCACTTGCTGGAGCTGGGGCATCGCCGGATTGCCTACCTGGGCGGTCCGCCGGAAGCCGAATGCAGCCAGGCCCGCCAGCACGGCTACATGGCCGCGCTGATGGCAAGCGGGGTGGCGGTGAACGACGAGTACGTCGTCCCGGGCGTTTTCCGTCCGGAGCACGGCGTGCGGGGCCTGCGGAAGCTTCTGGCCCTGGATGAACGCCCGACGGCGATATTTGCGGCCAGTGACAGCATTGCCCTGGGCGTGCTTGCCGAGGCCCGCCGGCAGCGCATCCGCATTCCCGATGATCTGAGCCTGGTGGGCTTCGACGGCACGTTCCAGGCCGAGGAGGCGGTGCCCGCGCTGACGTCCGTGGCGCAGCCCCTGCAGGAGATGGGTCGGGCCGCAATGCGCTTCGTGCTGAGGCAGGCCCGGGGCGAGCTGCTGGACTCCCGCCGCGTGGAATTAGCCACTCACCTGGTGGTCCGCGAGTCGACTGCGCCGCTGACTGCCCGCCGCTGA
- a CDS encoding carbohydrate ABC transporter permease, with product MASTTQLPVPPAAPVRTAAAPRPAIRRASRFRPNLLGGLGGWLWLLVIILPIYYVVVTSLKNQAGFFASNPMLPPAAPTLDNYKLVLENDFVRYFTNSVIVTLGTVIPALFVSFMAAYAIVRGKGRFLSWTNNLFLLGLAIPLHATIIPIYWMITRAHLYDTLLALILPSIAFAIPVSVLILSNFMRDVPNELFESMRLDGCSDWSMLWRLALPMTKPAVITVGIYNALHVWNGFLFPLILTQSPGTRVLPLSLWTFQGEFSVNIPAVLASVVLATLPLLVLYVVARRQLLSGLTAGFSK from the coding sequence ATGGCTTCCACGACACAGCTTCCGGTTCCGCCGGCGGCACCCGTCCGCACCGCGGCGGCCCCCCGTCCGGCAATCAGGCGTGCCTCGCGTTTCCGGCCGAACCTCCTCGGCGGCCTCGGTGGCTGGCTCTGGCTCCTCGTCATCATCCTGCCCATCTACTACGTGGTGGTCACCAGCCTGAAGAACCAGGCCGGGTTCTTCGCCTCCAACCCCATGCTGCCGCCCGCTGCACCCACACTGGACAACTACAAGCTGGTCCTGGAAAACGATTTTGTCCGGTACTTCACCAACAGCGTCATCGTCACGCTGGGCACCGTCATTCCGGCACTGTTCGTCTCGTTCATGGCCGCCTACGCAATCGTCCGCGGCAAGGGCCGCTTCCTGAGCTGGACCAACAACCTTTTCCTGCTCGGGCTGGCCATTCCCTTGCATGCCACCATCATTCCGATCTACTGGATGATCACCCGCGCTCACCTGTACGACACCCTGCTGGCGCTCATCCTGCCGTCCATAGCGTTCGCCATACCCGTCTCCGTGCTGATCCTTTCCAACTTCATGCGGGACGTGCCCAACGAACTTTTCGAGTCAATGCGGCTGGACGGCTGCTCCGACTGGTCCATGCTGTGGCGCCTCGCGCTGCCGATGACCAAGCCGGCCGTGATCACCGTGGGCATCTACAACGCCCTGCACGTCTGGAACGGCTTCCTGTTCCCGCTGATCCTGACCCAGAGCCCGGGCACCCGCGTGCTGCCGCTCTCGCTGTGGACGTTCCAGGGCGAATTCAGCGTCAACATCCCCGCGGTTCTGGCGTCCGTGGTGCTGGCCACGCTGCCGCTGCTGGTGCTCTACGTTGTGGCCCGGCGCCAGCTTCTCAGCGGCCTGACCGCGGGCTTCAGCAAATAA
- the xylA gene encoding xylose isomerase — translation MAVTPTPEDRFTFGLWTVGWTGADPFGVATRPALDPVEAVHKLGELGAYGITFHDNDLVPFDATSSERELILKNFKAALAETGLKTPMVTTNLFSHPVFKDGGFTSNDRSVRRFALAKVLRNIDQAAELGAETFVMWGGREGSEYDGSKDLSAALDRMKEGVDTAAAYIKDKGYGLRIALEPKPNEPRGDIFLPTVGHGLAFIAQLEHGDIVGLNPETGHEQMAGLNFTHGIAQALWAGKLFHIDLNGQRGIKYDQDLVFGHGDLTSAFFTVDLLENGFPNGGPKYDGPRHFDYKPSRTDGYDGVWESAKSNMAMYLLLKERALAFRADPDVQEALKTSGVFELGESTLAAGETTADLLADASAFAMFDADKTAERSFAFVRLNQLAIEHLLGAR, via the coding sequence ATGGCTGTTACGCCAACCCCGGAAGACCGCTTTACCTTCGGCCTGTGGACTGTCGGCTGGACCGGCGCCGATCCGTTCGGCGTCGCCACCCGCCCGGCCCTGGACCCGGTGGAGGCGGTCCACAAGCTGGGCGAACTCGGCGCCTATGGCATCACGTTCCACGACAACGACCTCGTTCCCTTCGATGCCACGTCCTCCGAACGCGAGCTGATCCTGAAGAACTTCAAGGCAGCCCTGGCCGAGACGGGCCTGAAGACCCCCATGGTGACCACCAACCTCTTCAGCCACCCGGTGTTCAAGGACGGCGGCTTCACCTCCAACGACCGGTCCGTCCGCAGGTTCGCCCTCGCCAAGGTGCTGCGCAACATTGACCAGGCCGCTGAACTCGGCGCCGAAACCTTCGTCATGTGGGGCGGGCGGGAAGGCAGCGAATACGACGGCTCAAAGGACCTCTCCGCCGCCCTGGATCGGATGAAGGAGGGCGTCGACACGGCGGCCGCCTACATCAAGGACAAGGGCTACGGCCTCCGCATCGCCCTGGAGCCCAAGCCCAACGAGCCCCGCGGCGACATCTTCCTGCCCACCGTCGGGCACGGCCTGGCCTTCATCGCCCAGCTCGAGCACGGCGACATCGTCGGACTCAACCCCGAGACCGGCCACGAGCAGATGGCCGGACTGAACTTCACCCACGGCATCGCCCAGGCGCTGTGGGCCGGCAAGCTCTTCCACATCGACCTCAACGGCCAGCGCGGCATCAAGTACGACCAGGACCTGGTCTTCGGCCACGGCGACCTGACCAGCGCCTTCTTCACCGTGGACCTGCTCGAAAACGGCTTCCCCAACGGCGGCCCGAAGTACGACGGCCCGCGCCACTTCGACTACAAGCCCTCGCGTACGGACGGCTACGACGGCGTCTGGGAATCCGCGAAGTCCAACATGGCCATGTACCTGCTGCTGAAGGAACGCGCCCTAGCCTTCCGCGCCGACCCCGACGTCCAGGAAGCCCTGAAGACCTCCGGCGTTTTCGAGCTGGGCGAATCCACCTTGGCCGCCGGCGAGACCACCGCGGACCTGCTGGCTGACGCCAGCGCGTTCGCGATGTTCGACGCCGACAAAACCGCCGAGCGTTCCTTCGCGTTCGTTCGGCTCAACCAGCTCGCCATCGAACACCTGCTCGGCGCCCGCTGA
- a CDS encoding extracellular solute-binding protein: MNTRKLRTAAMAISAAALSVSLAACGSSGPAGSTSAGSGTATMWGLTGGNQPVLQKSVATWNSAHSDQTIKLDFFANDAYKTKVRTAVGAGEGPTFIYGWGGGVLKSYVDAGQVEDLSAFIKENPQVKDRYLPSVLKNGEINGKTYALPNNNVQPVVLYYNKEVFDKVGAQPPKTWDDVMALVPKFKEAGIAPFSLGGQSKWPDLMWLEYLVERIGGPEVFANIAANKAGAWSDPAVSEALTKIQELVDAGGFVNGFSSIAADSNADQALLYTGKAAMVVQGGWIYQGMKKDAADFVSSGKLGFTTFPTVSGGKGDPANVVGNPSNFWSISSKATDEQKKAALNYVKDGMFTDTDKDALISSGAVPVVNGIDSKLAASPDKDFLTFVYGLAKAAPSFTLSWDQALSPAQGDAMLSNLDQIFLKKITPEQFVSTMNATIGK; encoded by the coding sequence ATGAATACCCGTAAGTTGCGCACCGCCGCCATGGCCATCTCCGCCGCCGCACTGTCTGTCAGTCTGGCGGCGTGCGGTTCCAGCGGCCCCGCAGGTTCCACCTCCGCAGGTTCCGGCACCGCCACGATGTGGGGACTGACCGGAGGCAACCAGCCTGTGCTGCAGAAGTCGGTGGCGACATGGAACAGCGCCCACAGCGACCAGACCATCAAGCTGGACTTTTTCGCCAACGATGCCTACAAGACGAAGGTCCGCACAGCTGTGGGCGCCGGCGAGGGCCCCACCTTTATCTACGGGTGGGGCGGCGGTGTCCTGAAGTCCTACGTGGATGCCGGCCAGGTGGAGGACCTCTCCGCGTTCATCAAGGAGAACCCCCAGGTCAAGGACCGCTACCTTCCCTCCGTCCTGAAGAACGGTGAAATCAACGGCAAGACCTACGCGCTGCCCAACAACAACGTCCAGCCCGTCGTCCTGTACTACAACAAGGAAGTGTTCGACAAGGTCGGCGCCCAGCCGCCCAAGACCTGGGACGACGTCATGGCCCTCGTGCCGAAATTCAAGGAGGCCGGAATTGCGCCGTTCTCCCTGGGCGGGCAGTCCAAGTGGCCGGACCTGATGTGGCTGGAATACCTTGTTGAGCGCATCGGCGGCCCCGAGGTCTTCGCCAACATCGCTGCAAACAAGGCCGGTGCGTGGTCGGACCCCGCGGTCAGCGAGGCACTGACCAAGATCCAGGAACTGGTCGACGCCGGCGGCTTCGTGAACGGCTTCTCCTCCATCGCGGCTGACAGCAACGCGGACCAGGCCCTGCTCTATACCGGCAAGGCAGCCATGGTGGTGCAGGGCGGCTGGATCTACCAGGGCATGAAGAAGGACGCGGCAGACTTCGTGAGCAGCGGCAAGCTCGGCTTCACCACCTTCCCCACTGTCTCGGGCGGAAAGGGCGACCCCGCCAACGTCGTCGGCAATCCGTCCAACTTCTGGTCGATCTCTTCCAAGGCCACAGACGAGCAAAAGAAGGCCGCACTCAACTACGTCAAGGACGGAATGTTCACTGACACCGATAAGGACGCCCTGATCAGTTCCGGGGCTGTGCCGGTGGTCAACGGCATCGACAGCAAGCTCGCAGCGTCACCGGACAAGGACTTCCTCACGTTCGTCTACGGCCTGGCCAAGGCGGCCCCGAGTTTCACCCTCTCCTGGGACCAGGCGCTGAGCCCCGCCCAGGGCGACGCGATGCTGTCCAACCTTGACCAGATCTTCCTCAAGAAGATCACGCCCGAGCAGTTTGTCTCCACGATGAACGCCACGATCGGAAAGTAG
- a CDS encoding efflux RND transporter permease subunit translates to MRWIIGISLRFRTIVVALACVVMVLGSLQLSSASIDVFPEFAPPRVEIQTACLGLTAQEVEELVSVPIEASLSGMPGLDELRSKSVPQLSSIVLVFKQGTDLLNARQLVSERMASVTAALPTWAAPPVMLQPLSSTSRVMKIGMTSSNRSMIEMSMLSYWTIRARLLRVPGVANVAIWGERLQMLQVQVQPERLKAQNVSLNQVMEVTAGAVDAGLLQYSPGKFIGTGGFVGSPNQRMSVRHVQPITSPADLARVTIRENHGVALHLGDVARVVEDHQPLIGDAVINNGHGLMLIVEKLPWGNTLDVTKGVEEALHELQPGMSGITFDTTIFRPASFIEEAISNLSLALLLGCLLVVMILSAFLFQWRTALISLAAIPLSLLTAVMVLYATGSSVNTMVLAGLVIAVGVVVDDAIIDVENIMRRLRQYRARGSDESTASVVLKASLEMRSPIVYATLIIVVAAFPILFLDGLTGVFFRPLAVSYTLAVMASMLVALTVTPALALILLGRAKLEQRDPPLVRVLKRGYHAVLSRIMKRPRYGYLGFGALAVVGLMAAPLLGQSLFPTFKERDFLMHWVSEPGTSAAEEYRIAQRGCEAFLKVPGVLNCGTHIGQAFQADEIVGVNAGEHWISIDRHADYNKTVAAVQEVVDGYPGLHRDVQTYLKERIEEVLTGASEPILVRVYGDDLNVLREQAQRIHKILTDIPGTDDAHISLEVEVPQITVKVNLAAAEKYGLKPGDVRRAAATLVAGEEVGDVFRDGRAYDVQVWSTPETRTSVTSIQDLPIDTPSGQRVRLADVAAVSVQPTPNLIDRTNGSRRVEVGSFIDAGADLGQVVSQLQNRLESLDLPEGYSVQLLGEYTERQAATERLTIFAVAALALIFVFLQASFRSWRLAVLALLTLPIALVGGVLAAYFSGRVLSLGSLVGFLTVMGIAARNGILLISHCQHLERNEGVAFGGPLVLRGAGERLSPILMTTLATGLALVPLVIMGDVPGHEIEHPMAIVILGGLLTSTLLNLFIVPSLYLRFAKSKRARARQPGSADPALQPAQ, encoded by the coding sequence ATGCGCTGGATCATAGGAATCAGCCTCAGGTTCCGAACGATCGTCGTTGCGCTGGCGTGTGTGGTGATGGTGCTGGGTTCCCTCCAGCTCAGTTCTGCGTCAATCGACGTCTTTCCCGAATTCGCGCCGCCACGCGTGGAAATCCAGACTGCCTGCCTTGGTTTGACCGCGCAGGAAGTCGAGGAGCTGGTCTCGGTGCCCATCGAGGCATCCCTGAGCGGCATGCCCGGCCTCGACGAGCTCCGCTCGAAATCCGTGCCCCAGCTTTCCTCGATCGTGCTGGTGTTCAAACAGGGCACGGATCTGCTCAACGCCCGCCAGCTTGTATCGGAACGCATGGCGTCGGTGACGGCGGCGCTGCCCACCTGGGCCGCTCCGCCGGTGATGCTGCAGCCGTTGTCGTCCACCAGCCGCGTCATGAAGATCGGCATGACCTCGTCCAACCGGTCCATGATCGAAATGTCCATGCTGTCCTACTGGACCATCCGGGCCAGGCTGCTCAGGGTCCCGGGCGTGGCCAACGTGGCCATTTGGGGCGAACGGCTCCAGATGCTGCAGGTCCAGGTCCAGCCCGAGCGGCTCAAAGCCCAGAATGTCTCGCTCAACCAGGTCATGGAGGTCACCGCCGGAGCCGTGGACGCGGGGCTGCTTCAGTACTCGCCCGGAAAGTTCATCGGCACCGGCGGCTTCGTCGGCAGCCCGAATCAACGGATGAGCGTCCGCCATGTCCAGCCGATCACCAGCCCCGCTGACCTGGCCCGCGTCACCATTCGGGAAAATCACGGCGTCGCGCTCCATCTGGGCGACGTGGCACGGGTCGTCGAGGACCACCAGCCGCTGATCGGCGACGCGGTCATCAACAACGGGCACGGGCTCATGCTCATCGTGGAGAAGCTTCCGTGGGGAAACACGCTGGACGTGACGAAGGGGGTCGAGGAAGCCCTTCACGAACTCCAGCCGGGAATGAGCGGCATCACCTTTGACACCACCATCTTCCGCCCGGCCAGCTTCATCGAGGAGGCGATTTCCAACCTGAGCCTGGCCCTGCTCCTGGGCTGCCTGCTGGTGGTCATGATTCTCAGCGCCTTCCTGTTCCAATGGCGCACCGCGCTGATCAGCCTGGCGGCCATTCCGCTCTCCCTGCTCACGGCCGTCATGGTCCTCTACGCCACCGGCAGTTCGGTGAACACGATGGTCCTCGCCGGGCTCGTCATTGCGGTGGGGGTCGTCGTCGACGACGCAATCATCGACGTCGAAAACATCATGCGCCGGCTGCGGCAGTACCGCGCCCGGGGCAGCGACGAATCCACGGCGTCGGTGGTCCTGAAGGCCTCGCTGGAAATGCGGAGCCCCATTGTCTACGCGACCCTGATTATTGTCGTGGCCGCCTTTCCCATCCTTTTCTTGGACGGGCTGACAGGCGTCTTCTTCAGGCCACTGGCCGTCTCCTACACCCTGGCTGTCATGGCGTCGATGCTGGTGGCGCTGACAGTGACGCCCGCCCTGGCGCTGATCCTGCTGGGCCGGGCAAAACTGGAACAACGCGACCCGCCGCTGGTCCGCGTCCTCAAGCGCGGATACCATGCCGTCCTGTCCCGCATCATGAAACGGCCTCGCTACGGCTACCTCGGTTTCGGAGCACTGGCGGTTGTGGGGCTTATGGCCGCTCCCCTGCTAGGCCAATCCCTGTTCCCCACGTTCAAGGAACGCGACTTCCTGATGCACTGGGTGTCCGAGCCCGGCACGTCGGCGGCAGAGGAATACCGCATTGCCCAGCGGGGCTGCGAGGCCTTCCTCAAGGTGCCCGGTGTCCTCAATTGCGGGACGCACATCGGGCAGGCTTTCCAGGCGGACGAAATAGTCGGCGTCAACGCCGGCGAACACTGGATCAGCATCGACCGCCACGCCGACTACAACAAGACAGTGGCAGCGGTCCAGGAAGTCGTCGACGGTTACCCGGGCCTGCACCGTGACGTGCAGACGTACCTGAAGGAGAGGATCGAAGAAGTCCTGACCGGCGCCAGCGAACCGATCCTGGTGCGCGTCTACGGGGACGACCTCAACGTGCTGCGTGAGCAGGCACAACGGATCCACAAGATCCTCACCGACATCCCGGGAACTGACGATGCGCACATCTCCCTGGAGGTTGAAGTGCCGCAGATCACCGTCAAGGTGAATCTCGCGGCGGCGGAAAAGTACGGGCTGAAACCCGGCGACGTGCGGCGGGCGGCCGCAACGCTCGTGGCCGGCGAAGAGGTGGGCGACGTCTTCCGGGACGGAAGGGCCTACGATGTCCAGGTCTGGAGCACTCCGGAGACCCGCACCAGCGTCACGAGCATCCAGGACCTGCCCATCGATACGCCGAGCGGGCAGCGTGTGCGCCTTGCCGATGTCGCCGCGGTCAGCGTACAGCCCACCCCGAACCTCATCGACCGGACCAACGGTTCGCGCAGGGTCGAAGTCGGTTCCTTCATCGATGCCGGGGCGGACCTGGGCCAGGTGGTCTCACAGCTGCAGAACCGGCTGGAATCCCTTGACCTGCCCGAAGGCTACAGCGTCCAGCTTCTTGGCGAATACACCGAGCGGCAGGCTGCCACCGAACGCCTGACAATTTTCGCGGTGGCGGCCCTGGCACTGATCTTCGTGTTCCTCCAGGCATCGTTCCGGAGCTGGCGGCTGGCCGTCCTCGCCCTCCTCACCTTGCCCATAGCGCTCGTGGGCGGGGTGCTTGCCGCTTATTTCTCCGGCAGGGTCCTCTCGCTGGGATCGCTCGTAGGGTTCCTGACGGTCATGGGAATCGCGGCCCGGAACGGCATCCTGCTCATCAGCCATTGCCAGCACCTGGAACGGAATGAAGGAGTCGCGTTCGGCGGTCCGCTCGTGTTGCGGGGCGCAGGGGAAAGGCTGTCGCCGATCCTCATGACCACCCTCGCCACCGGGCTCGCCCTGGTGCCGCTGGTCATCATGGGAGACGTGCCGGGCCACGAGATCGAGCACCCGATGGCCATCGTCATCCTGGGAGGCCTCCTCACCTCAACGCTGCTCAACCTCTTCATTGTGCCGTCGCTGTATCTGCGGTTCGCCAAGAGCAAACGCGCCCGTGCCCGGCAACCCGGATCTGCGGATCCGGCACTGCAGCCCGCTCAGTGA
- a CDS encoding carbohydrate ABC transporter permease encodes MAVDSSIRRGVRDAGPSGWLAVPALVFFLVFAVVPLAGVVFLSFTSWDGLREIRLDGLSSWATVLSDPVTGNALLVTAKIMFFSFIVQAPISLLLGVFTAGGQKYRAALAVLYFLPLLLSSAAVAIAFKALLDPNFGLGPGLQVPFLIQDWLGNSDLVLFVVVFVIAWQFVPFHTLIYQGGVRQIPTSLYEAAEIDGAGRVRQFLNITLPQLKYTIITSSTLMVVGSLAYFDLIFVLTGGGPGYSTRLLPLHMYLTGFKANDMGAASALGVILIAIGLGLALLLQRLGGKNRNASQLEGA; translated from the coding sequence GTGGCTGTAGACAGTTCCATCCGCCGGGGGGTCCGCGACGCGGGCCCCTCGGGGTGGCTGGCAGTGCCGGCCCTCGTATTCTTCCTGGTGTTCGCCGTTGTGCCGCTGGCGGGCGTGGTTTTCCTCAGCTTCACGAGCTGGGACGGGCTACGCGAGATCCGCCTTGACGGGTTGAGCAGCTGGGCGACCGTCCTCAGCGATCCGGTCACCGGCAACGCTCTGCTCGTAACCGCCAAGATCATGTTCTTTTCCTTCATCGTGCAGGCGCCGATCAGCCTCCTGCTGGGGGTGTTCACGGCGGGCGGTCAGAAATACCGGGCAGCACTCGCCGTCCTCTACTTCCTGCCGCTGCTGCTATCGTCAGCCGCTGTTGCCATCGCGTTCAAGGCGCTCCTGGACCCCAACTTCGGCCTCGGCCCCGGGCTCCAGGTGCCCTTCCTGATCCAGGACTGGCTCGGAAACTCGGACCTGGTCCTGTTCGTGGTGGTGTTCGTCATCGCTTGGCAGTTCGTCCCGTTCCACACGCTCATCTACCAAGGCGGCGTGCGGCAGATCCCCACATCGCTGTATGAGGCGGCAGAAATCGACGGCGCCGGCCGCGTCCGGCAGTTCCTGAACATCACCCTGCCCCAGCTGAAGTACACCATCATCACCTCCTCCACCCTCATGGTGGTGGGAAGCCTGGCCTACTTCGACCTCATTTTCGTCCTGACCGGCGGCGGCCCCGGTTACAGCACCAGGCTACTGCCGCTGCACATGTACCTGACCGGTTTCAAGGCCAACGACATGGGCGCCGCTAGTGCCCTCGGCGTCATCCTGATCGCCATCGGGCTGGGCCTCGCCCTGCTCCTGCAGCGGCTTGGCGGCAAAAACCGGAACGCAAGCCAATTGGAAGGAGCCTGA
- a CDS encoding ROK family transcriptional regulator, which yields MRRQNLAVALGAIRRTERCTRAEIAARTGLTKASVSSLVAGLLETGLLQEVGVTRDGERGRPGSGLVLNRQRGALGAEINVDYLAAGVVDLLGEVRVQEVVERPPGGSPEEVLGELRALARRVTTAAEADGMVLLGGGLAVPGLVDPARGTVLTAPNLGWRDATLVQHLEALLPGAPLGVVLSNEANSAALAELWYGHGSSYRDYLYVSGEVGVGGGLIFGSELFAGPGGHAGEIGHLVVQPDGRPCSCGGRGCLETVAGQQAIFSAAGIDGTTTADRMAALLGALGAGSPEASRAVETAGHYLGVALASAARMVNVSAVILGGHFAGLDRWIRPSLLRSLGSYAPGVVPPDGVAFSGLGQTAALRGAAGSRLREVFASPHDLLN from the coding sequence GTGCGGCGGCAGAATCTGGCCGTGGCGCTGGGCGCCATCCGGCGGACGGAACGCTGCACCCGGGCCGAGATCGCCGCTCGCACGGGCCTGACCAAGGCGTCTGTCTCGAGCCTGGTCGCCGGCCTGCTGGAAACCGGACTGCTTCAGGAAGTGGGGGTCACCCGCGACGGCGAGCGCGGCCGGCCAGGAAGCGGACTCGTGCTCAACCGGCAGCGGGGGGCGCTCGGCGCGGAGATCAACGTTGACTACCTGGCAGCCGGCGTCGTGGACCTGCTCGGTGAAGTGCGCGTCCAGGAAGTGGTTGAGCGGCCACCGGGCGGCAGCCCGGAGGAGGTGCTCGGGGAACTACGCGCCCTGGCGCGGCGGGTCACCACGGCAGCCGAGGCTGACGGGATGGTGCTGCTGGGCGGAGGGCTGGCCGTGCCCGGCCTCGTGGATCCGGCGCGCGGAACCGTCCTGACCGCACCGAACCTCGGCTGGCGGGATGCCACGCTGGTGCAGCACCTGGAGGCCCTGCTCCCCGGGGCCCCGCTCGGCGTCGTCCTCTCCAACGAGGCCAACAGCGCAGCCCTGGCGGAACTTTGGTACGGCCACGGCTCCTCCTACCGGGACTACCTCTACGTCTCGGGCGAAGTCGGCGTGGGCGGCGGGCTCATTTTCGGGTCCGAGCTCTTCGCGGGCCCCGGCGGACATGCCGGCGAAATCGGGCACCTGGTGGTGCAGCCCGACGGCCGGCCATGCAGCTGCGGGGGCCGCGGATGCCTGGAGACCGTCGCCGGACAGCAGGCGATTTTCTCCGCCGCGGGCATCGACGGCACAACGACCGCCGACCGGATGGCCGCACTCCTGGGAGCCCTTGGGGCCGGCTCGCCGGAGGCGTCCCGGGCCGTGGAGACGGCCGGCCATTATCTGGGCGTAGCACTCGCGTCCGCCGCCCGCATGGTCAACGTGTCCGCGGTGATCCTGGGCGGGCATTTCGCCGGGCTGGACCGGTGGATCCGGCCGAGCCTGCTGCGGAGCCTCGGCAGCTACGCCCCCGGCGTGGTGCCCCCGGACGGCGTCGCCTTCTCCGGCCTCGGGCAGACCGCTGCGCTGCGCGGGGCGGCGGGAAGCAGGCTGCGCGAGGTCTTTGCCAGTCCGCATGACCTGCTGAACTGA